A window from Intestinimonas massiliensis (ex Afouda et al. 2020) encodes these proteins:
- a CDS encoding DUF4430 domain-containing protein codes for MWWNRSKRQILILVLLAAVLAGAFWLGGNAPGSRGWAPEAPAAPSASAAQTEVLPAPSVSPTPAPSTAPTVTPEPAEPPEALPVSPMPEEMPAAPLPMQTPAPLTPPPSAGAGASVLQGMGGTDPSLAAPAPEGKPQPVDPQDAAFSDVAHTCTLSVRCDTILDHLDWLDAEKAELVPEDGVIFPETQVTFYEGESVFNLLQREMKQAKIHLEFEETPLYHSAYIEGIHNLYEFDCGEGSGWTYRVNGWFPNYGCSRYQLQEGDVVEWLYTCDLGADVGALSSVGGA; via the coding sequence ATGTGGTGGAACCGATCTAAGCGGCAGATTCTGATCCTGGTGCTCCTGGCGGCGGTGCTGGCCGGCGCCTTCTGGCTGGGCGGCAACGCGCCGGGCAGCCGGGGCTGGGCACCGGAGGCTCCGGCGGCGCCCTCTGCCAGCGCGGCACAGACGGAGGTCCTCCCAGCGCCGTCTGTCAGCCCCACTCCTGCCCCCTCAACAGCTCCCACCGTCACGCCGGAGCCGGCGGAACCCCCGGAAGCCCTCCCCGTGTCCCCGATGCCGGAGGAGATGCCCGCAGCACCTCTACCGATGCAGACACCCGCGCCCCTTACGCCGCCTCCCTCCGCCGGTGCGGGAGCCTCAGTCCTCCAGGGCATGGGGGGTACGGACCCGTCGCTCGCCGCCCCGGCGCCGGAGGGAAAGCCCCAGCCGGTGGACCCCCAGGACGCGGCTTTCTCCGACGTGGCCCACACCTGCACCCTCTCGGTCCGGTGCGACACCATTCTGGACCACCTGGATTGGCTGGACGCGGAGAAGGCCGAGCTGGTGCCGGAGGACGGCGTGATCTTTCCGGAGACCCAGGTCACCTTTTACGAGGGAGAGAGCGTCTTCAACCTGCTCCAGCGTGAGATGAAGCAGGCCAAGATCCACCTGGAGTTTGAAGAGACACCCCTTTATCACTCCGCCTACATCGAGGGCATCCACAACCTCTATGAATTTGACTGCGGCGAGGGGTCCGGCTGGACCTACCGGGTCAACGGCTGGTTCCCCAACTACGGCTGCTCCCGCTACCAGCTTCAGGAGGGGGATGTGGTGGAATGGCTCTACACCTGCGACCTGGGCGCCGACGTAGGTGCCCTCTCCTCCGTCGGAGGGGCGTAA
- a CDS encoding S-layer homology domain-containing protein produces MKRFSQRGLSLLLALAAVICLANPVWAAGSDDALEAALADTAQYVCAAVPEPRVGSIGGEWAVLGLARSGYAVPEGYYQSYYDAVEAYVKARNGILHDKKYTEYARVILALTAIGRDARDVAGYDLTLPLGDYDKTVWQGINGPIWALIALDSGDYPMPENPAAETQATRQMYLDHILDRQRSDGGWSLAGEDGAGSDPDVTATALQALAKYQDQPAVAAATREALACLSGQQDGQGGFASWSTSNSESVVQVLVALCELGLPLDDARFVKNGSTLLDNLLLFYRRGAGFVHTGAGTGSSQMATEQALYGLAAAQRAREGRSSLYRMGDAAPAAGTSGSAPEGGPAGRDPAVRPQPVTAPGVTFPDLSGHADRAAVEALAARGIITGGDDGLFRPDGAMTRAEFATIVVRALGLAAGPLGGETVFSDVAPEAWYAPYVDVAYRRGIVSGVGDGKFRPDGTLSRQEAAVMVARAAGLCGLDTALDAAAVRSLLASFSDYVTTAAWARESLAFCYQENILDPSDLAIRPAEAIRRCEVARMLFRMLDRAELLV; encoded by the coding sequence ATGAAACGATTCAGTCAGAGAGGGCTCAGCCTGCTGCTGGCCCTGGCGGCAGTCATCTGCCTGGCCAATCCGGTCTGGGCCGCCGGATCGGACGACGCTCTGGAGGCCGCCCTGGCGGACACCGCGCAGTATGTCTGCGCCGCCGTACCCGAGCCCCGGGTGGGCTCCATCGGCGGAGAGTGGGCGGTGCTGGGCCTGGCCCGCAGCGGCTATGCGGTGCCGGAGGGGTACTACCAGAGCTACTATGACGCGGTGGAGGCCTATGTTAAGGCCCGGAACGGCATCCTCCACGACAAGAAGTACACCGAATATGCCCGGGTCATCCTGGCCCTGACCGCCATCGGCCGGGATGCCCGGGATGTGGCGGGCTATGACCTGACGCTGCCCCTGGGCGACTACGACAAGACCGTCTGGCAGGGAATCAACGGTCCCATTTGGGCTCTGATCGCCCTGGATTCCGGGGACTACCCCATGCCGGAAAACCCCGCGGCGGAGACCCAGGCCACCCGCCAGATGTATCTCGACCACATCCTGGACCGCCAGCGCTCCGACGGCGGCTGGAGTCTGGCGGGGGAGGACGGCGCGGGCTCCGACCCGGATGTCACCGCCACGGCGCTCCAGGCCCTGGCCAAATACCAGGACCAGCCGGCCGTGGCCGCGGCCACCCGGGAGGCTCTGGCCTGTCTGTCCGGTCAGCAGGACGGGCAGGGCGGCTTTGCAAGCTGGAGCACCAGCAATTCGGAGAGCGTAGTGCAGGTGCTGGTGGCCCTGTGTGAGCTGGGGCTTCCTCTGGATGACGCCCGCTTTGTCAAAAACGGCTCTACTCTGCTGGACAATCTGCTGCTCTTCTACCGGAGGGGAGCCGGGTTTGTCCACACCGGCGCGGGCACGGGCTCCAGCCAGATGGCCACGGAGCAGGCGCTCTACGGTCTGGCCGCCGCCCAGCGGGCCCGGGAGGGCCGCAGCAGCCTCTACCGCATGGGTGACGCGGCCCCTGCGGCCGGAACGTCGGGCTCTGCGCCGGAGGGCGGCCCGGCGGGCAGGGACCCGGCGGTACGGCCCCAGCCGGTCACCGCCCCCGGCGTCACCTTCCCGGACCTCTCCGGTCATGCCGACCGGGCTGCCGTGGAGGCTCTGGCCGCCCGGGGCATCATCACCGGCGGCGACGACGGTCTGTTCCGCCCCGACGGTGCCATGACCCGGGCGGAGTTTGCCACCATCGTGGTGCGGGCCCTGGGCCTGGCTGCCGGCCCCCTCGGCGGGGAGACCGTCTTTTCCGACGTGGCTCCGGAGGCGTGGTATGCCCCCTACGTGGACGTCGCCTACCGCCGCGGCATCGTAAGCGGCGTGGGCGACGGCAAGTTCCGGCCTGACGGCACCCTCTCCCGGCAGGAGGCCGCCGTCATGGTGGCCCGGGCCGCCGGACTGTGCGGTCTGGATACGGCGCTGGACGCCGCCGCCGTGCGCAGCCTGCTGGCCTCCTTCTCCGACTATGTCACCACGGCGGCGTGGGCGCGGGAGAGCCTGGCCTTCTGTTATCAGGAGAACATTCTGGACCCGTCCGACCTGGCGATCCGCCCCGCGGAGGCCATCCGGCGCTGTGAGGTCGCCCGGATGCTCTTCCGGATGCTGGACCGGGCCGAACTGCTCGTATAG
- a CDS encoding energy-coupling factor transporter transmembrane component T — protein MRLQSRDAFSSYHPAVNFLYFGLVLFFTMCFLHPACLLLSLAAALRYAVCLNGRRAVRRSLRYLLPAALLAALINPAFNHQGATILTYLPSGNPLTLESIAYGLAAAALLSAVVTWFSCYTAVMTSDKFVYLFGRVIPALSLVLSMALRFVPRFQVQARAVSQAQRCVGRDVSDGSLLQRLRNGVTILSILLTWCLENALETADSMKSRGYGLPGRTAFSIYRLDDRDQAALWWLGALGGYILSMWGAGGFACRYFPTFRLAPRDGWSLSGLLAFGLLCLTPVIIDRREDRQWTRLRSMT, from the coding sequence ATGCGTTTGCAATCCAGAGATGCCTTTTCCAGCTACCACCCGGCGGTGAACTTTCTTTATTTCGGCCTGGTGCTGTTCTTTACCATGTGCTTTCTGCATCCGGCCTGCCTGCTGCTCTCCCTGGCCGCCGCCCTGCGGTACGCCGTCTGCCTCAACGGGCGCCGGGCGGTGCGGCGCAGCCTGCGCTACCTGCTGCCTGCGGCGCTGCTGGCCGCCCTCATCAATCCGGCCTTCAACCACCAGGGGGCCACGATCCTGACCTACCTGCCCTCGGGCAACCCCCTGACGCTGGAGAGCATTGCCTACGGCCTGGCTGCCGCCGCCCTGCTCTCCGCCGTGGTCACTTGGTTTTCCTGCTATACGGCGGTGATGACTTCCGACAAGTTCGTCTATCTCTTCGGGCGGGTCATCCCCGCCCTCTCCCTGGTCCTCTCCATGGCCCTGCGGTTCGTGCCCAGGTTCCAGGTCCAGGCCCGGGCGGTGTCTCAGGCCCAGCGCTGCGTCGGGCGGGACGTGTCGGACGGCAGCCTCCTACAGCGCCTGCGCAATGGGGTGACCATCCTCTCCATCCTGCTCACCTGGTGCCTGGAAAACGCCCTCGAGACGGCGGACAGCATGAAGAGCCGGGGCTACGGTCTGCCGGGGCGAACCGCCTTTTCCATCTATCGTCTGGACGACCGGGACCAGGCCGCCCTCTGGTGGCTGGGGGCTCTGGGCGGCTATATCCTGTCCATGTGGGGGGCGGGCGGCTTTGCCTGCCGCTACTTTCCCACCTTCCGCCTGGCCCCCCGGGACGGCTGGAGCCTCTCCGGGCTGCTGGCGTTCGGGCTTTTGTGCCTGACGCCGGTCATCATAGATCGAAGGGAGGATCGCCAGTGGACACGTTTGCGATCCATGACCTGA